The following are encoded in a window of Acropora muricata isolate sample 2 chromosome 6, ASM3666990v1, whole genome shotgun sequence genomic DNA:
- the LOC136920081 gene encoding QRFP-like peptide receptor yields MVQYTDSESAQIGITTMFGILVTTDLVGNSLVCLVILLYRDMRTPNHLLLLNLAAADMMVALFIGQRFVVFHVVKRPTGLSGAILCKSHSFTWVGGAASVFTLLAIAFERYYAVIFPHGNKGKLTFKKLKIFIPISWICAGILNIPLFLIVYFDEDTKFCREYWPDLWLPRAYSLTWFFVGGIIPVKLMIVLYSKVVYRLWFKRQENGCPDVARQGVIKVRKRVTKMVLIVSAIYAFCWLPNLTIYAMSYLSPSQKYGSVLYITSIVLVTFNSTVNPFIYVFVNRRFSEKITNLLMCGKRRNNDVDAGRGEPRGRTQRSVGAVPESHVPMQQQAIKAVRN; encoded by the exons ATGGTACAATACACAGATTCGGAATCAGCTCAGATTGGAATCACCACAATGTTTGGCATTCTTGTCACAACAGATCTGGTTGGAAACAGTCTCGTTTGCCTTGTCATTCTTCTCTATCGCGATATGAG AACTCCGAACCATTTATTATTGCTTAACCTGGCTGCGGCCGATATGATGGTAGCATTGTTCATTGGACAGCGTTTTGTTGTGTTCCATGTCGTCAAACGCCCTACAGGATTATCAGGCGCAATTCTTTGTAAGTCACATAGTTTCACTTGGGTGGGAGGAGCTGCGTCAGTCTTCACGTTGTTAGCAATTGCTTTTGAACGCTACTATGCTGTGATCTTTCCTCATGGAAACAAGGGAAAACTTACTTTCAAAAAGTTGAAG atttttattcCTATTTCATGGATTTGTGCCGGAATCCTTAATATTCCATTGTTCCTGATTGTTTACTTTGACGAAGATACTAAGTTTTGTCGTGAATACTGGCCCGATCTATGGCTCCCGAGAGCTTATAGTCTCACCTGGTTCTTTGTTGGTGGTATTATCCCAGTGAAGCTGATGATCGTGTTGTACTCTAAAGTGGTTTATCGTTTGTGGTTCAAACGACAAGAAAATGGCTGCCCTGATGTTGCGCGACAG GGTGTGATTAAAGTGAGGAAGCGAGTCACCAAGATGGTTTTAATAGTCAGTGCGATCTACGCCTTTTGTTGGCTACCTAATCTGACAATTTATGCGATGTCATACCTCAGTCCTTCGCAGAAGTATGGGTCTGTTCTGTATATCACCTCCATCGTCCTGGTCACTTTCAACTCGACAGTCAATCCTTTCATCTACGTGTTCGTAAACCGTCGATTCAGcgaaaaaataacaaatctgTTGATGTGTGGCAAGCGTCGCAATAACGACGTTGATGCAGGCCGGGGTGAGCCAAGGGGGCGAACACAAAGGAGCGTTGGTGCAGTGCCAGAATCCCACGTGCCAATGCAACAACAAGCGATCAAAGCTGTCCGAAATTAA